From a region of the Thermoplasmata archaeon genome:
- a CDS encoding CARDB domain-containing protein translates to MRARSIIILLISAILLATVYSVPLTNASAVNVTISGPSLVGTNQTIEYKIIVNGYFKDYGYHLFLSGENLVGALPVQEITAYSNSTNIFYTNITFPSQPQTVYIMVQGIGGVDNSNVTNTAEYPVKVVYPVIFTAKVYNSAAIKLYNIPVSFYFDNVYIGNKTIYEINPNSSAETNFSWIVSSVGSGQHTVKFVVNSTFIYFNNGQNSYQYQIYIGNPPNYSWVWDLFIIVVVLIAVLLFLFSAGSKKRLPTPKWKK, encoded by the coding sequence ATGAGAGCTAGATCTATTATTATACTACTTATCTCTGCCATACTTCTAGCTACTGTATATTCGGTACCTCTAACAAACGCGAGTGCTGTCAATGTTACAATCTCTGGCCCGTCACTGGTAGGAACAAATCAGACAATTGAGTATAAAATAATAGTTAACGGATACTTTAAAGATTATGGATATCATTTATTTTTATCTGGCGAAAATCTGGTAGGTGCACTGCCAGTTCAGGAAATAACTGCATATTCTAACAGCACCAACATATTTTATACAAATATTACATTTCCGAGCCAGCCTCAAACAGTGTATATAATGGTGCAAGGAATTGGTGGAGTAGATAATTCAAATGTGACAAATACTGCTGAGTATCCTGTAAAGGTAGTATATCCTGTAATATTTACTGCTAAAGTATATAATAGTGCGGCAATTAAATTATACAATATACCTGTTAGTTTCTATTTTGATAACGTGTACATTGGAAATAAGACCATATATGAGATCAATCCAAATTCTAGTGCGGAAACTAATTTTTCTTGGATAGTTTCTTCGGTGGGCAGTGGGCAGCATACTGTAAAATTTGTAGTGAATTCTACATTCATATATTTTAATAATGGTCAAAATAGCTATCAGTATCAGATATATATTGGTAATCCTCCCAATTATAGCTGGGTATGGGACTTATTTATTATTGTCGTAGTTTTAATAGCCGTATTGCTCTTCTTGTTTTCAGCAGGATCTAAAAAGAGATTGCCAACTCCAAAATGGAAAAAATAA
- a CDS encoding DMT family transporter translates to MKKISAYLLLILDGIIWGSTFPIIKIALDYTSPYIFLSLRFIIGSAIFFIIFRSKIIKVSKETVMFGLIIGIALFFGYYFQTVGLLYTTASHSGLITGLYVIIAPILAFFMLKEKINIYVIVAIVMALAGLILLTGYYSTHSLNFGDILTIFSAISYAFQVVLIDKYVKFKDPIPITFYQIFLVAILSSFLTPFNFKIILNFDLIFALIFTAIVATAIAIYIQTNAQKYLSSAEASIFLTSEPIFAMMFSYILLNETLGIISIIGAVMIVSSMILIAVKK, encoded by the coding sequence ATGAAAAAGATTAGTGCTTATTTACTTTTGATATTAGATGGAATAATATGGGGGAGTACTTTTCCCATCATAAAAATAGCGTTAGATTACACTTCTCCATATATATTTTTAAGTTTAAGATTTATTATTGGATCCGCCATATTTTTTATAATATTTAGATCAAAGATAATAAAGGTGTCAAAAGAAACTGTGATGTTCGGGCTAATAATTGGCATAGCCCTGTTTTTTGGATATTATTTCCAGACTGTTGGATTGCTTTACACTACTGCTTCACATTCTGGGCTTATAACAGGGTTATATGTTATTATTGCACCTATTCTTGCATTTTTTATGTTAAAAGAGAAGATCAATATATATGTGATAGTAGCCATTGTAATGGCACTGGCAGGCCTAATATTATTAACCGGATATTATAGTACGCACAGTCTGAACTTTGGGGATATTCTAACCATTTTTTCTGCAATTTCATATGCTTTCCAAGTAGTATTGATCGATAAATATGTTAAATTTAAAGATCCTATACCTATAACTTTTTATCAGATATTTCTAGTTGCTATATTAAGCTCTTTTTTAACACCATTTAATTTTAAAATTATACTAAATTTTGACCTCATTTTTGCACTTATATTTACAGCTATAGTTGCTACTGCGATCGCAATATACATACAAACAAATGCCCAAAAATATTTGTCATCTGCAGAAGCATCTATATTTTTGACTTCAGAGCCCATCTTTGCAATGATGTTTTCTTACATATTATTAAATGAAACTCTTGGAATCATATCCATTATTGGTGCAGTGATGATAGTATCCAGTATGATCTTGATTGCAGTTAAAAAATAA
- the thyX gene encoding FAD-dependent thymidylate synthase: MSVIYEGSKGLVVDLIAYTDYASQYKELLSVSGKGPDYIAAESGSISHSKNFKDLDNEKVKNLIALLKSLGHESVFEHVSFTFRIEGISRVCSHQLIRHRLASFTQQSQRYVPLDPTYILPESVSKSEFRDEAYDLISKTTELYKKMINAKIKREDARFLLTQAVETKIVVTMNGRELRYFISLRADKSAQWEIRALALEMLKKVYNVAPLLFEDLYKKYFLQP; this comes from the coding sequence ATGTCAGTTATATATGAAGGATCTAAAGGATTAGTGGTGGATTTAATAGCTTACACAGACTATGCCTCGCAATATAAAGAATTATTGAGCGTTTCTGGCAAGGGTCCAGACTATATTGCAGCTGAGAGCGGTTCTATTTCACATTCTAAAAATTTTAAAGATCTCGATAATGAAAAAGTAAAAAATTTAATAGCGCTACTAAAATCTTTAGGCCATGAAAGTGTTTTCGAGCATGTCAGTTTTACATTTAGGATAGAAGGAATCTCTAGGGTATGTTCTCACCAGTTAATTAGACATAGATTGGCATCGTTTACTCAGCAGAGCCAGAGATACGTTCCTTTAGACCCAACCTATATATTACCAGAGAGTGTATCTAAAAGCGAATTTAGAGATGAAGCATATGATCTTATTTCTAAGACCACTGAACTATATAAAAAGATGATAAATGCTAAAATTAAGAGAGAAGATGCTCGTTTTTTATTGACTCAAGCCGTAGAAACAAAAATAGTTGTAACAATGAACGGCAGGGAATTACGGTATTTTATAAGTTTAAGAGCAGATAAATCGGCACAGTGGGAAATTCGTGCTTTAGCTTTGGAGATGTTAAAAAAAGTATATAATGTGGCACCTTTGCTTTTTGAAGATCTTTACAAAAAATATTTTTTACAACCTTAA
- a CDS encoding GNAT family N-acetyltransferase has translation MNIRIANINDLRLVRKIEKASFNKFAYSTNELKNMLSQKNSMTLIYENQIPLGYISFIKVDDIFGEIESIAIIPSAKRTGIGTILLKEYEKIMMKEGVKRSVLEVRIHNRKAIKFYEKHNYKIIDNLKNFYSMSYRGSRDAYLMEKFLF, from the coding sequence ATGAATATTAGAATTGCAAATATCAATGATCTTAGACTTGTTAGAAAAATAGAGAAAGCATCTTTTAATAAATTTGCGTATAGTACCAATGAACTAAAAAATATGCTTTCTCAAAAAAATTCTATGACATTAATATATGAAAACCAAATTCCATTAGGATATATAAGTTTTATAAAAGTAGATGATATTTTTGGAGAAATTGAGTCAATAGCTATAATTCCTAGCGCAAAAAGGACTGGAATAGGAACTATTTTGCTCAAAGAATATGAAAAAATTATGATGAAAGAAGGAGTTAAAAGATCGGTATTAGAAGTAAGAATACATAACCGAAAAGCTATTAAATTCTATGAAAAGCATAATTATAAGATAATAGATAACCTAAAAAATTTTTATTCTATGAGTTATCGTGGGTCAAGAGACGCATATCTTATGGAAAAATTTCTATTTTAA
- the nth gene encoding endonuclease III, with translation MDSNILKVLKILYRTVPDHTDFYDDPFKILITTVISQRTKDSVTAQASKKLFERFKTVGELSEGTVEDIASLIYPAGFYREKAKRIKEIANIIAQSETVPNELAALLKLPGVGRKTANIVLSAGFNIDTIAVDTHVHRITNRLGWVHTKTPEDTEIELKKIIPKKYWHRLNGTLVVFGQTICKPVSPKCKICPVNKYCPSRKL, from the coding sequence ATGGATTCAAATATATTAAAAGTTTTAAAAATTCTTTACCGGACTGTTCCTGACCATACAGATTTTTACGATGATCCATTTAAGATACTTATTACAACAGTAATATCCCAGCGAACTAAAGATTCTGTTACTGCTCAGGCATCGAAAAAACTGTTTGAGAGATTTAAAACTGTGGGAGAGCTATCTGAAGGAACTGTGGAAGATATAGCCTCATTAATTTATCCGGCAGGATTTTACAGAGAAAAAGCAAAACGGATCAAAGAGATTGCAAATATTATAGCCCAGTCTGAAACCGTTCCAAACGAGCTAGCTGCACTTTTAAAATTGCCTGGCGTTGGTAGAAAAACTGCGAATATTGTTCTTTCAGCAGGATTTAATATTGATACAATTGCTGTGGATACTCATGTACACAGAATCACAAATAGGTTAGGATGGGTTCACACTAAAACACCTGAGGATACTGAAATAGAATTAAAAAAGATAATACCTAAAAAGTACTGGCATAGATTGAATGGTACCTTGGTGGTTTTTGGGCAGACCATATGTAAACCTGTATCTCCAAAATGCAAAATTTGCCCTGTTAATAAATACTGTCCTTCCAGAAAATTGTAG
- a CDS encoding 4Fe-4S binding protein: MMNVDTSLCNYCGSCIGSCPVNCMFLDETKVMIDEDKCVKCGFCIRVCPVGAISAEWWK, encoded by the coding sequence ATGATGAACGTTGATACCTCATTATGTAACTATTGTGGCTCTTGCATAGGCTCTTGCCCTGTTAATTGCATGTTTTTGGATGAAACGAAGGTTATGATCGATGAAGACAAATGTGTAAAGTGCGGATTTTGCATTAGAGTTTGTCCAGTTGGCGCCATATCTGCGGAGTGGTGGAAATGA
- a CDS encoding phosphoadenosine phosphosulfate reductase family protein has protein sequence MSKPVYLGKVELYWCDECNVPLINKKCSICNKDGRAVTLTPPGDVRPALKHDLDLLKTIFKDVTSDLSFLDDRVILLNRIPGIDRSEEIIIDGYNIGNLQFDLKKYKLSLKLNAVPFLNPAKNWIKVDEGAVNPILNGSNLLIPGIIDISDDLDINSETVLFDKNMNPFAIGTSKINSELLKNNRKGLAVKVRDSGKITSKKNSVKTTWDKAVKANIYHLDRLENKALEEIKSLGSINKVVSFSGGKDSLVTLLLVLKSGAMPKSFFLNTGIEFPETIEYVKKIASLLNIDIDIIDAKNAFWDSLNHFGPPGKDYRWCCKACKLGPTTRYIKEVYKTDILTFVGQRSYESQQRAIKGKKWRNEWVSNQIGYSLVQHWNSLSIWLYIFKSKIPYNPWYDLGLARIGCYLCPSTDLADLEIVKDNYPGFSRWEDYLESYATEKKLPTEWVELGLWRWNHFPPWILNMLEEKNIKIEYDRHERSNLKLETILKDDKIIITFNKKVDLNRLNNMLNIINEKSYKLNENNIVVSENLKNVVKQVIIQAEECIGCGVCSSRCKNNAIYIENQKAWIDEKRCSHCSLCIGPCPVYRF, from the coding sequence GTGTCTAAACCTGTTTATCTAGGAAAAGTAGAGCTTTATTGGTGCGATGAGTGTAATGTACCATTGATCAATAAAAAATGTAGTATATGCAATAAAGATGGAAGGGCTGTCACTTTAACTCCTCCAGGGGATGTAAGACCTGCCTTAAAACATGATCTGGATCTATTGAAAACTATTTTTAAGGATGTCACTTCTGACCTATCTTTTCTTGACGATCGGGTAATTCTTTTGAATAGAATACCTGGAATAGACCGATCTGAAGAAATTATTATAGACGGATATAATATTGGTAACTTGCAGTTTGATTTAAAAAAATATAAGCTTTCATTAAAGCTCAATGCTGTACCTTTTTTAAATCCTGCAAAGAACTGGATTAAAGTTGATGAAGGCGCAGTTAATCCAATACTCAATGGTTCAAATCTACTTATCCCAGGGATAATAGATATTTCCGATGATCTAGACATAAATTCTGAAACTGTATTGTTTGATAAAAATATGAACCCTTTTGCTATTGGTACCTCTAAGATAAATAGCGAACTCTTGAAAAACAATAGAAAAGGATTAGCTGTTAAAGTTAGAGATTCTGGGAAAATTACATCAAAGAAAAATTCTGTTAAAACAACATGGGATAAAGCTGTAAAAGCCAATATATATCATTTAGATCGTTTGGAAAATAAGGCATTAGAAGAGATTAAGAGTTTGGGAAGTATAAATAAAGTAGTTTCATTTAGTGGTGGGAAAGATAGCCTTGTTACTTTATTATTAGTTCTTAAGTCTGGAGCTATGCCTAAATCTTTTTTTTTAAATACCGGTATAGAGTTTCCTGAGACCATAGAATATGTAAAAAAAATAGCTTCACTCCTGAATATAGATATCGATATCATTGATGCAAAAAATGCTTTTTGGGACTCTCTTAATCATTTCGGACCCCCAGGAAAAGATTATAGATGGTGCTGCAAAGCTTGCAAATTAGGACCAACTACCAGGTATATAAAAGAAGTTTACAAAACAGATATACTGACTTTTGTAGGGCAGAGATCATATGAAAGTCAGCAAAGAGCCATTAAAGGAAAAAAATGGAGAAATGAGTGGGTATCTAATCAGATAGGATACAGCTTAGTTCAGCATTGGAATTCACTGAGCATATGGTTATACATATTTAAAAGCAAGATTCCATACAATCCATGGTATGATTTAGGGTTGGCAAGGATAGGCTGTTATCTGTGCCCTTCAACTGACCTTGCTGATTTGGAAATTGTAAAGGATAATTATCCTGGATTTTCAAGATGGGAGGATTATTTAGAATCTTATGCCACTGAAAAAAAGCTACCAACAGAATGGGTAGAGCTTGGATTATGGAGATGGAACCATTTCCCGCCATGGATATTAAATATGCTAGAAGAAAAGAATATCAAAATAGAATATGATCGACATGAAAGAAGTAATTTAAAATTAGAGACTATTTTAAAAGATGATAAAATTATTATAACGTTCAATAAAAAAGTTGATCTCAATAGATTAAATAACATGTTAAATATAATTAATGAAAAAAGCTATAAATTGAATGAAAATAATATTGTTGTTAGTGAAAATCTTAAAAATGTAGTAAAGCAGGTTATCATACAGGCAGAAGAATGTATCGGTTGTGGAGTATGCTCTTCTAGATGCAAAAATAATGCGATATACATTGAAAATCAAAAAGCATGGATTGATGAAAAACGATGTTCACATTGCAGTTTATGTATTGGCCCCTGTCCTGTTTATAGGTTTTGA
- a CDS encoding radical SAM protein encodes MYIIKKYESKTGLPKETQSICPVCLKVIPATIYEEDGKVMYKKTCPEHGEFKDIYYGDVEQYLRFEKFAVDGIGIQNPEINSGNCPVDCGLCTLHYSHTALANVDLTNRCNMRCPICFANANAAGYVYEPTFEQITAMLQTLRNEKPVPTPAVQFAGGEPTIYPQFLDVIKKAKELNFAQIQVATNGIRIAQEENFAQQMVDAGLNTVYLQFDGFKESTYLTTRNRPGFLKEKMVAIDRLRHTKPYPTSTVLVPVIVKGVNDDEVGKIVQFGLDNIDVIRSVTYQPVAFTGRIDQDERIKGRYTQGDLVRDLIAQTGYFEKSDFYPIPVAGIFAELGSQIFQAPKPAFTTHPHCGTATYVFKDHQKNKIIPISKFIDVEGLIEELSPQIFDNKFDGKSKIMSAVSLSRTFKKYFNAKEAPTGFKLRTILDVFNEGNRDALAKLQWSSMFIGAMHFQDSYNYDLERLKRCDIHYAIPDGRIIPFCAYNSGPTYRTGVEKKFSITLEEYRKRHGNVVGVEG; translated from the coding sequence ATGTACATAATTAAAAAGTATGAATCAAAGACAGGGTTGCCAAAAGAAACTCAATCAATTTGCCCTGTATGCTTAAAAGTCATTCCGGCAACTATATATGAGGAAGACGGAAAAGTAATGTATAAAAAAACTTGTCCGGAACATGGAGAATTTAAAGATATATATTATGGAGATGTAGAACAATACTTGAGATTTGAAAAATTTGCGGTGGACGGTATTGGTATTCAGAACCCGGAAATAAACAGTGGCAACTGCCCAGTAGACTGTGGATTATGCACACTTCATTATAGTCATACTGCCCTTGCGAACGTGGACCTTACAAATCGCTGTAATATGAGATGTCCGATCTGTTTTGCAAATGCTAATGCTGCAGGTTATGTCTATGAGCCAACTTTTGAACAAATAACAGCAATGCTTCAGACCTTAAGAAACGAAAAACCAGTGCCTACTCCCGCAGTGCAGTTTGCAGGGGGAGAGCCTACAATATATCCCCAATTCTTAGATGTTATTAAGAAGGCAAAAGAGCTTAATTTTGCTCAGATTCAGGTTGCTACTAATGGAATCAGAATCGCGCAGGAAGAAAACTTTGCTCAGCAGATGGTAGATGCCGGATTGAATACTGTATATCTGCAGTTTGATGGTTTTAAAGAATCTACATACTTAACTACAAGAAACAGACCGGGTTTTTTGAAAGAAAAGATGGTGGCGATAGATAGGCTTAGGCATACGAAACCATATCCGACTTCAACTGTACTTGTACCTGTAATAGTAAAAGGTGTAAATGATGATGAGGTTGGAAAGATTGTCCAGTTTGGATTGGACAATATAGATGTTATCAGATCTGTAACATATCAGCCGGTAGCTTTTACTGGGAGAATAGATCAAGATGAGCGCATTAAAGGACGTTATACGCAGGGAGACCTGGTAAGGGATCTTATTGCGCAGACAGGATACTTTGAAAAATCAGATTTTTATCCTATTCCTGTGGCCGGTATTTTTGCAGAGTTAGGATCTCAAATTTTCCAGGCTCCAAAACCAGCCTTTACAACACATCCTCATTGCGGTACTGCAACATATGTATTTAAAGATCATCAGAAAAATAAGATTATTCCGATTTCCAAGTTTATTGATGTAGAAGGGTTAATTGAAGAGCTTAGCCCACAAATCTTTGATAACAAATTCGACGGAAAAAGTAAGATCATGAGCGCAGTTTCTTTATCGAGAACTTTTAAAAAATACTTCAATGCCAAAGAGGCTCCTACAGGGTTTAAATTAAGAACAATATTGGATGTTTTTAATGAAGGAAACAGAGATGCATTGGCAAAGTTGCAGTGGAGCTCAATGTTCATAGGTGCAATGCATTTTCAAGACAGTTATAATTATGATCTTGAAAGGCTTAAGAGATGCGATATTCACTATGCAATACCCGATGGAAGGATTATACCGTTTTGTGCTTATAATAGTGGCCCTACCTATAGGACCGGTGTCGAGAAAAAATTCTCAATCACTCTTGAAGAATATAGAAAAAGACATGGAAATGTGGTCGGAGTTGAAGGGTAA
- a CDS encoding DUF1611 domain-containing protein yields MEDDGDSDGHPKEFLVNRSFYKKMVYEEIQTFLKDQNVRNLYSYFEPNFIFNDKTEFNDNESKETFFKTSNNNLSYDFSLQYKINKEAIYAIFSLSANKNKVTKSLGTLKDNVKIYNKKDVSETGVMYMKKLEDFMLEDIKVKTYNNLSNSQSDISNFSSEGIIKPYELETYYPDQSWVDSKLEKAVILAEGVYDTSNGKTAHGLVRFTKRYDIIGLIDSKFAGKDAGEVLDGKFRNIPIRASIKEFLDDHPDTLIVGAATDGGLLPKEYRPYIIEALKNKISVVSGLHEFLSEDPEFKEISEANKVKITDVRKMFLHKCDFFTGEIEKVKAKKIAVLGTDSAVGKRTTSVMLTENLNMVGHSTIFIGTGQTGWMQGAKYCALIDSMINDFVAGGIETEVVKAWNDNHPEFIIIEGQGAILHPAYPGGFEIIAAGRPDVIILQHSPKRKYYDGFENYPIHDIDKYIKVIELLSGKKIAAITLNTENMAKDELEYYKKYYFEKYGIPAIAPLYEGTSELVKILEKTD; encoded by the coding sequence ATGGAAGACGACGGTGATAGTGACGGCCACCCAAAAGAATTTTTAGTAAATAGATCATTTTATAAAAAAATGGTATATGAGGAAATCCAAACTTTTTTAAAAGATCAAAATGTAAGGAATTTATATAGCTATTTTGAACCTAACTTTATTTTTAACGATAAAACAGAGTTTAATGATAATGAATCGAAAGAGACTTTTTTTAAGACAAGCAATAATAATTTAAGCTATGATTTTTCTTTGCAATATAAGATCAATAAAGAGGCAATTTACGCTATTTTTAGTTTAAGTGCAAATAAAAATAAAGTTACAAAATCATTAGGCACTTTAAAAGATAATGTAAAAATATACAATAAAAAAGATGTATCTGAAACAGGAGTCATGTATATGAAAAAGTTAGAAGATTTTATGTTAGAGGATATCAAAGTAAAAACTTATAATAATTTATCTAATTCCCAAAGTGATATCAGTAATTTTTCAAGTGAAGGTATAATCAAGCCTTATGAATTAGAGACATATTATCCAGACCAAAGTTGGGTAGATTCAAAATTAGAGAAAGCAGTGATATTAGCTGAAGGAGTTTATGATACATCTAACGGTAAAACTGCTCATGGATTAGTTAGATTTACAAAAAGATATGATATTATAGGGTTAATAGACTCTAAATTTGCAGGAAAAGATGCTGGGGAAGTACTGGATGGAAAATTTAGAAATATACCTATACGCGCGAGCATTAAAGAATTTTTAGATGATCATCCTGACACTTTAATTGTAGGGGCTGCTACTGATGGAGGTTTACTTCCAAAAGAGTACAGACCTTACATTATTGAAGCTTTAAAAAATAAAATTAGCGTAGTTTCTGGGCTGCATGAATTTTTAAGTGAAGATCCTGAGTTTAAAGAAATTAGTGAGGCTAACAAGGTCAAGATCACAGATGTCAGAAAGATGTTTTTACATAAATGTGATTTTTTTACAGGTGAAATTGAAAAAGTAAAAGCTAAAAAAATTGCAGTATTAGGAACTGACAGTGCAGTAGGTAAAAGGACAACATCTGTAATGTTAACAGAAAATTTGAACATGGTAGGGCACAGTACAATTTTTATAGGAACCGGGCAGACTGGATGGATGCAAGGAGCAAAATACTGTGCGTTAATAGATTCTATGATCAATGATTTTGTTGCAGGTGGTATTGAAACAGAAGTAGTAAAGGCTTGGAATGATAATCATCCAGAGTTTATAATAATTGAAGGGCAGGGGGCAATATTGCATCCTGCATATCCAGGAGGATTCGAAATTATAGCGGCCGGTAGGCCTGACGTGATAATATTGCAGCATTCTCCAAAGAGAAAGTACTACGATGGATTTGAGAATTATCCTATCCATGACATTGATAAATACATAAAAGTAATAGAACTATTATCCGGAAAAAAGATTGCAGCAATAACACTTAATACTGAAAACATGGCGAAAGATGAATTAGAGTACTATAAAAAATACTATTTTGAGAAATATGGGATTCCTGCAATTGCACCTTTATATGAAGGAACAAGTGAATTAGTAAAAATACTGGAAAAAACAGATTAA
- a CDS encoding DUF655 domain-containing protein: MEDYVFILDYLPQGRIEERAFKRTPLALAIGEDEFKLFELIPKMNVTLRVGERVYIGKDLVKRDKIEHVKRRIAFEELTNAAKGETEFVIEDIVKAQETKFINFFNTAGPITTRYHMLELLPGLGKKTMWSIIEEREKEKFKTFSDLENRVKTIHHPEKLITKRIMLELEQRDIKYKIFVAK; this comes from the coding sequence TTGGAAGATTATGTTTTTATATTAGATTATTTACCACAAGGTAGAATTGAAGAACGCGCTTTTAAAAGAACTCCTTTAGCGCTGGCTATAGGTGAAGATGAGTTTAAACTGTTTGAACTTATTCCAAAAATGAATGTTACCTTAAGAGTTGGTGAAAGAGTGTATATAGGTAAAGATCTTGTAAAAAGAGATAAGATAGAGCATGTAAAAAGGCGCATTGCCTTTGAAGAACTGACTAATGCTGCTAAGGGAGAAACAGAGTTTGTTATTGAAGATATTGTAAAAGCTCAAGAAACAAAATTTATCAATTTTTTCAATACTGCAGGCCCAATAACAACCAGATATCACATGCTTGAGTTGTTACCAGGGTTGGGAAAGAAAACAATGTGGTCAATAATTGAAGAGCGCGAAAAAGAAAAATTCAAGACCTTCAGTGATCTTGAAAACCGTGTAAAAACCATTCACCACCCAGAAAAACTTATTACCAAGAGGATTATGCTGGAATTGGAACAGAGAGATATAAAATACAAGATATTTGTAGCAAAATGA
- the rsmA gene encoding 16S rRNA (adenine(1518)-N(6)/adenine(1519)-N(6))-dimethyltransferase RsmA: protein MIRLHKKFGQVFLIDKNIVENICKYADIKDNEIILEIGAGTGNLTEKLLKYAKQVISVEYSDKLACILRDKFNTEIEAGKLILIEGDALKIDFPYFDKIVSNIPYQISSPLLFKFFKYRFKKAILLVQKEFALRLVALPGTENYSRLSVNAYYFGITKILDHVSRSCFRPVPNVDSAIIDIVPHHIMNTADENTFFEVTKLLFSQRRKMIKNILNIKDIPYADRRVESLSPEEIIEIADYIFSKNLINFVDIARLNEKD from the coding sequence ATGATCAGATTACATAAGAAGTTTGGGCAGGTATTTTTAATTGATAAAAATATAGTGGAAAACATTTGTAAATATGCGGATATAAAAGATAATGAAATAATCTTAGAAATTGGAGCAGGCACTGGCAACTTGACAGAGAAACTGCTAAAATATGCAAAGCAGGTAATTAGTGTTGAGTACTCTGATAAATTAGCGTGCATATTAAGAGATAAATTCAATACAGAGATCGAAGCTGGTAAATTGATATTAATTGAAGGAGATGCTTTGAAAATTGATTTTCCATATTTTGACAAGATTGTTTCTAATATACCATACCAAATATCATCACCATTGCTGTTTAAATTTTTTAAATACCGATTTAAAAAAGCGATCTTGCTCGTACAGAAAGAATTTGCTTTGCGGCTAGTGGCATTACCAGGCACAGAAAACTATTCCCGACTCTCGGTTAACGCATACTATTTTGGTATCACTAAAATTCTAGACCATGTTTCACGATCTTGTTTTAGACCTGTCCCTAATGTAGATTCCGCAATAATAGATATCGTTCCGCATCATATTATGAATACTGCTGACGAAAACACATTTTTCGAAGTGACCAAACTATTATTTTCGCAGAGAAGAAAAATGATAAAAAATATATTGAATATCAAAGATATTCCCTATGCAGACAGAAGGGTAGAATCTCTCAGCCCTGAAGAAATCATTGAGATAGCAGACTATATTTTTTCAAAAAATTTAATTAACTTTGTAGATATTGCCCGCTTAAATGAAAAAGATTAG
- a CDS encoding thioredoxin family protein, protein MASLISEEDKKYLKEQFEKDLKDKVKIVVFTDNSPDCKYCNETLEITKELGELSSLISVENYNLKDPKAKTFNVEFSPTTIITDEKESMGGRIRYTGIPAGYEFSSLIEDVISISSGKLEFNDHVLEHLDEVDKPIKIQVFVTPTCPYCPKAVRVAHKFAQYNENITGEMVESIEFPDRADKYGVQSVPHIVINENVQFIGAYPEENFIEYVMEAYKKYKN, encoded by the coding sequence ATGGCATCATTAATTAGCGAGGAAGATAAAAAATACCTAAAAGAGCAGTTTGAAAAAGATCTAAAAGACAAAGTCAAGATAGTTGTGTTTACTGACAATTCTCCAGATTGTAAATACTGCAATGAAACATTGGAAATCACAAAAGAGTTGGGGGAGTTATCTAGTCTGATCTCTGTTGAAAATTACAATCTTAAAGATCCTAAAGCAAAAACTTTTAATGTTGAGTTTTCACCTACAACCATTATAACTGATGAAAAAGAGTCAATGGGGGGCAGAATAAGATATACTGGTATCCCTGCTGGATATGAATTTTCGTCACTTATAGAAGATGTGATAAGTATCTCGTCTGGAAAATTAGAATTTAATGATCATGTATTAGAGCATTTAGATGAAGTGGACAAACCAATAAAAATTCAGGTATTTGTTACACCTACCTGCCCCTATTGCCCTAAAGCGGTCAGAGTTGCACATAAATTTGCGCAATATAATGAGAATATTACTGGAGAGATGGTAGAATCTATTGAATTTCCAGATAGAGCAGATAAATACGGTGTGCAGAGCGTTCCGCACATTGTCATTAATGAAAATGTACAATTTATTGGAGCATATCCTGAAGAGAACTTTATAGAATACGTAATGGAGGCATATAAAAAATATAAAAATTAA